TCTGCCAGGGTTTGCCAATAAGCAACATGTTTCGCCGCATTCATTGCTTTTCAACCTGCGAATCGCTTTAGAGTTCCTTTAATAAAAAGTAGACAACTTCAGCCGTGAATGTCAAGCCGGAATTGGGGGTTGCTGAGGCGCAACCCCAGGCTTGTCATCGAGAAGAACAGGCAGCTTCATTAATTCATCAGTGTGATAATGCGGCAAGCGCGTCCGTTCAGCGCCTTCCACCAGCCATCGTCCCTCTCCTGTTTTAAGCACCTGGCCGATGATTTTTGCCGGGACTTTGGCGAGACGATATCTGTTGAGCAACGCATCGCAGGCCTCCCTCTCGCCGGCAATCACAAGCGCGCCCGGCGCGATGAGGCCGAGCGGGGCAAGGCCAAAATGCTCACACACGACTTTTGCTTCGGGAAGCAAATCAATCTGGGCCAGGTCGATTTCGACATCCAAGGCGCTGGCGTCCATCATCATGTGCAATGCATTTGCCAGGCTGATTTCAAACAGATCCTGCATCGCATGAATGCCTTGAATTTTCCCGGCAATTTTTGCAGCCGGCACGAGATTCAGATCATTTTCATTGAACAAACGCCGGCAGCGCTGCGCAAATCGTAAATCAAAGGCTCTGGCCAACTCTGCTTCATGTATATGCGCGATCAGCGCGGTGGCCGCCGTTGCCAGGTTTGTCGTGAGAATGAGGCGATCATCCGGCTTGATATTTTGAGGAACACAGCGATTATCCGGGGTTGCTGCCGCCAGCATATAACTTGCGAGAAGCGGCTGTGTGAGGCCGTCAAGAGTTCTAACCTGTTCCCCCTGCCAGGTGAGGTTGAGCATTTTGCAGGCATGGCCAATGGCATCGAGACCGGCGTTCGGTTGCTGATCAGGATTCATGTCCGGAGGCAAAAACCGTGTGGCCCAGCAGCTTTTCGGTTCGCCGCCATAACACGCGAGCGCGTTCGCCAGCGCATAAACAGCATATGCGCCGGTGCCGGAGGCGAGATCACTGAAATCGGATTTGATGATGAATGAACGATCATCTAAGGTGATCTCAGTTCGATCGGGTTGTTGGTTTTTATGCGTCGACACGTTTCGCCGTAATCGCGGGAGCAAAAATCGCCAAAGCTGTATTACCGATTCGTTGTCATCGCGCGCATTTGCCCGATTGTGAGCCATGCGATTGTTTTTGCCTGGGCGTGACATGCTCAAGAAAGGATCACAAGAGATTATCGATATTCGTTCTCTTGATGAATATTATCAAAAAAACGTTTTGAATACGCGCCGGATTGCGCGAAACAAGCTTATCCCGCCAATACATTTCCGCCATTCACATTCAAGATCTCGCCGGTGAGATAAGATGCCAGATTGGAAGCCAGGAAAATAATCGGGCCGGCAATTTCTTCTGCGGTGCCGGGCCGGCGCAGCGGAATTATGCCGGTGATCTTCTCCCCTTCTGCGGCAATGGCTTCGTTTGACATATCGGTCGCCACCCAACCGGGCGCGACGCAATTCACCGTGATGTTGAAAGGCGCCAATTCCGGCGCAAGCGATTTCGTAAAGCTGATGATGGCGCCCTTACTTGCGGCATAATGTGAATGAAAGGCCTCGCCGCGCTGGCCGGCTGTGCTCGACACGTTGATGATCGTGCCTTGGCGCCGCGCTTTCATATGCGGTGTGATCAGACGGCAACACTTATAA
The Cytophagia bacterium CHB2 genome window above contains:
- a CDS encoding SDR family oxidoreductase; amino-acid sequence: YKCCRLITPHMKARRQGTIINVSSTAGQRGEAFHSHYAASKGAIISFTKSLAPELAPFNITVNCVAPGWVATDMSNEAIAAEGEKITGIIPLRRPGTAEEIAGPIIFLASNLASYLTGEILNVNGGNVLAG